A stretch of Clostridia bacterium DNA encodes these proteins:
- a CDS encoding sodium:solute symporter, whose product MKIFVVGAYVLLLITIAYYSSKKTKDVDDFFLGGRTIGPWLSAFAYGTSYFSAVIFIGYAGKIGWGFGLSGLWVVLGNAVVGTMLAWTVLAKPTRTITNRIGALTMPVFLEKRYNAPKMKVVSAIIIFVFMVPYSASVYMGLSYLFEQVFNIPFIYALLFIAVLTAVYLTLGGYFALTLTDLVQGIVMIFGVFVLLFYVGHSTQLGGSFSVGIAKLSEIDPQLTATVGPPGIISLASLVILTSLGVWGLPQMTQKFYSIRDEKAVLPATVVSTIFAGVIAFGAYFTGAFGRLFLDNTLPIIDGAVNFDMVMPKMLVAAMPEWGVVLLLLLVLAASMSTLAALVLVASSAIAIDLVEQTFFKEIEKRKVVLLMRVLCVVFIACSVLIALYPTAIVNLMSISWGAMAGSFLAPYIYGLFNRRTTRAGAWAGLLTGLGIMCIGALLVGTKSPLIPTIGAAAIVLPLLVVPVVSYFSWPLPTEYLDKIYKDEEEKGYDLEQEI is encoded by the coding sequence ATGAAAATTTTTGTCGTTGGGGCATACGTCTTGCTCTTGATTACCATCGCCTACTACTCATCTAAGAAAACGAAGGACGTAGATGATTTCTTTTTAGGCGGCAGGACCATAGGGCCATGGCTATCGGCTTTTGCTTATGGCACCTCCTACTTCAGCGCTGTAATTTTCATAGGTTACGCAGGCAAGATTGGCTGGGGTTTTGGTTTGTCCGGACTTTGGGTTGTCTTGGGCAATGCGGTAGTGGGTACAATGCTGGCTTGGACAGTATTGGCTAAACCTACGAGAACCATAACCAACAGGATTGGTGCTTTGACTATGCCGGTTTTTTTGGAGAAACGCTATAATGCACCTAAAATGAAGGTGGTTTCCGCCATTATTATATTTGTATTTATGGTGCCGTATTCGGCATCTGTTTATATGGGCTTGTCCTATCTATTTGAGCAAGTATTCAATATTCCATTTATTTATGCTCTATTGTTTATTGCTGTTCTGACCGCAGTCTATCTAACCTTGGGCGGTTACTTTGCTTTGACCTTGACCGATTTAGTTCAGGGCATCGTGATGATCTTTGGCGTGTTTGTGCTCCTTTTTTATGTGGGCCACTCAACGCAGCTCGGTGGTAGTTTTTCTGTTGGTATAGCCAAACTAAGCGAGATTGATCCTCAACTTACTGCAACCGTGGGACCTCCAGGAATAATTTCCTTGGCCTCACTGGTTATTTTGACATCACTCGGTGTATGGGGATTGCCTCAGATGACCCAAAAGTTTTATTCCATTCGGGATGAAAAAGCAGTCTTGCCGGCTACGGTTGTGTCCACCATTTTTGCTGGTGTAATTGCTTTTGGAGCCTATTTTACAGGTGCTTTTGGAAGACTATTTTTAGATAACACCCTGCCGATTATTGATGGGGCAGTAAACTTTGATATGGTGATGCCCAAAATGTTGGTGGCGGCCATGCCCGAGTGGGGCGTAGTGTTACTACTTCTCTTGGTGCTTGCTGCTTCCATGTCGACACTAGCGGCCCTCGTGTTGGTAGCTAGTTCTGCTATTGCAATTGATCTAGTGGAGCAAACCTTTTTCAAGGAGATTGAAAAAAGAAAAGTGGTCTTATTGATGCGGGTGCTCTGTGTCGTGTTCATTGCATGCTCGGTACTCATTGCACTTTACCCGACAGCCATCGTTAATCTTATGAGTATTTCTTGGGGGGCCATGGCGGGGTCGTTTTTAGCCCCGTATATATATGGACTCTTCAATCGTAGGACTACCCGAGCGGGTGCTTGGGCAGGTCTTTTGACGGGACTTGGCATTATGTGCATAGGTGCACTGTTGGTTGGTACCAAGTCACCGCTTATTCCTACCATTGGCGCAGCGGCTATAGTATTACCTTTGTTGGTCGTACCGGTGGTAAGCTATTTCAGCTGGCCGTTGCCAACAGAATATTTGGATAAAATTTATAAAGATGAAGAGGAAAAAGGATATGATTTGGAACAAGAAATATGA
- the iorA gene encoding indolepyruvate ferredoxin oxidoreductase subunit alpha, with the protein MKTLMTGNEAIARGAYEAGVRVGVAYPGTPSTEILENVAKYDEIRSQWSPNEKVAMEVGIGASIAGARTLVAMKHVGVNVAADPLMTFTYMGVNGGLVLVTADDPGMHSSQNEQDNRIFARFAQIPLIEPSDSQEVIDFIKEAYEISEKFDTPVLFRETTRIAHSQSLVEQKERLDIPLKDYVKDAKKNVMLPAHGKLRHVVVEARREKLAEYAETTSMNRIEWGDKKVGIIASGAVYQYVKEVMPEASVLKLGFSYPLPKKMISSFVNQVETCYVIEELEPVVEDQLKAWGLSVIGKDLFPRVGEFSPELIAEKLNIPREKAALAGREGIPVRPPVLCPGCPHRGIYFIINKLKLRVTGDIGCYTLGAAPPLSAMDTCVCMGGSIPVSHGMELARGRDFVKDTVAVIGDSTFMHSGMTGLADVVYNGGTSTILILDNSTTAMTGHQDNPTTGKTLSQGDGSQIDVVKVAEAMGIKRVRVVDPYDLKATEQALKEETSAAETSVIVFRRPCVLLKGCAPSGNVVNVDQDVCRACGLCAKLGCPAIVFKGDKPTIDISLCNGCGVCVDVCPFGAISEVNDNE; encoded by the coding sequence ATGAAAACATTGATGACAGGTAACGAGGCCATCGCAAGAGGAGCCTATGAAGCTGGCGTTCGGGTAGGTGTGGCCTATCCGGGAACACCCAGCACGGAAATTCTTGAAAATGTAGCCAAGTATGATGAAATTCGCTCTCAATGGTCACCCAATGAGAAGGTTGCGATGGAAGTCGGAATCGGGGCTTCAATAGCAGGTGCTAGAACGCTAGTAGCGATGAAGCATGTGGGTGTCAATGTAGCAGCCGATCCCTTGATGACCTTTACGTATATGGGGGTGAATGGTGGATTAGTCTTGGTTACAGCCGATGACCCTGGAATGCACAGCTCCCAAAATGAGCAAGATAACCGCATATTTGCTCGTTTTGCTCAAATTCCTCTAATCGAACCGTCGGATAGCCAAGAAGTGATTGACTTTATTAAGGAAGCGTATGAGATTTCTGAGAAATTCGACACACCGGTTTTGTTCCGTGAAACTACTCGAATTGCACATTCACAATCCTTGGTAGAACAGAAGGAAAGACTGGATATTCCCTTAAAGGACTACGTTAAGGATGCTAAAAAGAATGTCATGTTGCCGGCACACGGTAAGCTGCGACATGTTGTAGTAGAAGCCAGAAGAGAGAAACTGGCTGAGTATGCAGAAACAACCAGCATGAACCGGATTGAATGGGGCGACAAAAAAGTAGGTATCATCGCTTCGGGTGCTGTTTACCAGTATGTTAAGGAAGTTATGCCCGAGGCTAGCGTACTTAAGTTGGGCTTTAGTTATCCACTACCTAAGAAGATGATTAGTAGTTTTGTAAATCAGGTTGAAACATGCTATGTGATTGAAGAATTAGAACCCGTGGTGGAAGATCAGCTGAAGGCTTGGGGACTTTCCGTTATTGGCAAAGATCTATTTCCACGTGTTGGCGAGTTCAGTCCGGAACTGATTGCTGAAAAGTTGAATATACCCAGAGAAAAAGCGGCCCTAGCTGGTCGTGAAGGTATCCCGGTAAGGCCTCCGGTACTTTGCCCGGGTTGTCCTCATCGTGGTATTTATTTCATAATCAACAAACTGAAACTCAGAGTAACTGGGGATATAGGCTGTTATACCTTAGGTGCAGCTCCCCCACTTTCCGCGATGGATACTTGCGTTTGCATGGGCGGGTCAATTCCAGTGTCTCATGGTATGGAACTCGCACGAGGCCGGGACTTTGTTAAAGATACCGTAGCCGTAATTGGTGATTCTACCTTTATGCATTCTGGTATGACGGGACTGGCTGATGTAGTGTATAACGGTGGTACTTCCACCATCTTAATTTTGGATAATTCCACAACAGCCATGACAGGGCACCAAGATAATCCGACTACAGGAAAGACCTTGAGCCAGGGTGATGGTAGTCAAATTGACGTAGTGAAAGTTGCTGAGGCTATGGGCATTAAACGGGTTCGTGTGGTTGATCCCTATGATTTGAAAGCAACAGAACAGGCACTTAAAGAAGAAACTTCGGCTGCAGAAACTTCTGTAATCGTCTTTAGACGGCCTTGTGTTCTGCTAAAAGGTTGTGCACCATCTGGCAACGTAGTGAATGTTGACCAGGACGTATGCAGAGCGTGTGGCCTGTGTGCTAAGCTGGGTTGCCCAGCCATTGTTTTCAAAGGAGATAAGCCAACCATCGACATTTCGCTTTGCAACGGATGCGGTGTGTGTGTTGACGTATGTCCATTTGGTGCCATCAGTGAGGTGAATGACAATGAGTAA
- a CDS encoding cysteine hydrolase, producing the protein MEILLVIDMLNDFIKEDGALYCGPASQKMVPFVRDKIAQFRTKGAPVLFVADSHEPDDKEFDMFPPHCVKGTKGAKVLAGLMEEGDRLIHKKRYSAFYGTQLEDILDSLRKGKDLTVHVVGVCTNICVLYTVEELRNRDIRTVVYREGVASFDEAAHEFALTQMESVLGAELV; encoded by the coding sequence ATGGAGATACTTCTGGTAATCGATATGCTGAATGATTTCATTAAGGAGGATGGCGCTCTCTATTGTGGGCCGGCCTCTCAAAAGATGGTTCCCTTTGTTAGAGATAAGATTGCTCAGTTTAGAACCAAGGGGGCACCGGTGCTTTTTGTGGCAGATAGCCATGAACCGGATGACAAGGAGTTTGACATGTTCCCACCTCATTGTGTTAAAGGTACAAAGGGAGCAAAGGTTTTGGCGGGACTAATGGAAGAGGGTGACCGCCTGATTCATAAAAAACGCTACAGTGCTTTCTATGGCACACAACTAGAGGATATACTGGACAGCTTGAGAAAAGGAAAAGACCTTACGGTTCATGTAGTAGGTGTTTGTACTAATATCTGTGTGCTATATACAGTTGAGGAACTGAGGAATAGGGATATCCGGACGGTGGTATACCGTGAAGGTGTAGCTTCGTTTGATGAGGCGGCACATGAATTTGCTCTTACACAGATGGAATCGGTATTGGGTGCTGAACTAGTGTAA
- a CDS encoding indolepyruvate oxidoreductase subunit beta, translating to MSNKTVNILIVGVGGQGTILASRILAFVAQRIAADVKVSEIHGMSQRGGSVVTQVRYGDKVYAPVIAEGTADIIIGFEKLEALRWAKFLKKGGKMVVNDQEIDPMPVIMGAVDYPQDIEAAFVGEELIEVPAIDMAREEGNQKATNVVLLGALAKNLGHDMAIWEEALESTVPQKFLDLNLRAFRRGYGYQG from the coding sequence ATGAGTAATAAAACGGTAAATATTTTGATTGTTGGTGTAGGTGGACAGGGTACCATTTTGGCGTCGAGAATCTTGGCTTTTGTGGCTCAAAGAATTGCTGCGGATGTAAAGGTTTCTGAAATTCATGGAATGAGTCAAAGAGGCGGTTCCGTAGTAACTCAAGTGCGTTATGGTGATAAAGTTTATGCACCCGTAATTGCTGAGGGCACCGCGGACATCATCATTGGCTTTGAAAAACTAGAGGCGCTCAGATGGGCTAAGTTTTTGAAAAAAGGTGGCAAAATGGTGGTCAATGATCAAGAAATTGACCCGATGCCAGTTATTATGGGGGCAGTCGATTATCCCCAGGATATCGAAGCTGCTTTTGTTGGTGAGGAACTCATCGAGGTTCCTGCTATAGATATGGCCCGGGAAGAAGGCAACCAGAAAGCCACCAATGTAGTGCTACTGGGTGCTCTCGCCAAGAATCTTGGTCACGATATGGCTATATGGGAAGAAGCGCTTGAGAGCACAGTGCCTCAGAAGTTTCTAGATTTGAATCTTAGGGCCTTCCGCAGGGGCTATGGCTACCAGGGATAA
- a CDS encoding DUF1893 domain-containing protein: MDIQNALLRAKNSLIDENLSFVAIDSVGKIYSSSKKGVAPGLELVTNKVELCGGVIADKVVGKAAALLFVLLGVEAVYGLTVSAQAKTVLSDAGIFLQYDHLVDGIINREKNGPCPLEYAVRSTNEPNEALMLIQTTLKKLRGDAHE; the protein is encoded by the coding sequence ATGGACATACAAAATGCCCTGTTGAGGGCCAAGAATAGTTTGATTGATGAGAACCTTAGTTTTGTGGCGATAGACAGTGTGGGGAAAATCTACTCTTCGAGCAAGAAAGGGGTAGCCCCAGGACTAGAATTAGTTACAAACAAGGTAGAACTTTGTGGGGGGGTTATTGCCGATAAGGTAGTAGGCAAGGCTGCTGCACTATTGTTTGTACTACTTGGCGTGGAAGCAGTGTATGGCCTGACCGTAAGCGCTCAGGCTAAAACTGTGCTTAGTGATGCTGGTATTTTCCTACAATATGATCATCTAGTGGATGGAATTATTAACCGTGAGAAAAATGGTCCTTGCCCGCTTGAATATGCCGTACGTTCTACAAATGAGCCGAATGAAGCGCTCATGCTAATTCAGACTACCCTAAAAAAATTGCGTGGTGATGCGCATGAATAA
- a CDS encoding ECF transporter S component, protein MNKLGRNITFSALLLAMGLILPWLFHVLGNWGAVFLPMHIGMVLAGYLLPPGWCLALGIITPLASSVLTGMPIFPLNYLMVIELSVLGVSLALLRQRMGSSRLGLIFAMLLSRAARIGGTWIMAQLLGFTFDLMGIVGLIFVMGLPGILIQILWLPSMSQRIGMILQAK, encoded by the coding sequence ATGAATAAGTTGGGTCGGAATATCACTTTTTCTGCGCTACTTTTAGCAATGGGTCTTATTCTGCCGTGGCTTTTCCATGTCTTGGGTAACTGGGGTGCGGTTTTTCTACCCATGCATATCGGCATGGTTTTGGCAGGTTATTTGCTTCCGCCGGGCTGGTGCCTAGCCTTAGGTATTATTACACCCCTTGCATCTTCTGTCTTAACAGGTATGCCGATATTTCCACTGAATTATTTGATGGTGATTGAACTATCGGTACTGGGTGTTAGTTTAGCGCTATTAAGACAGCGCATGGGTTCAAGCAGACTAGGACTTATCTTCGCCATGCTTCTATCTAGAGCGGCCCGAATAGGCGGAACCTGGATTATGGCGCAGCTGTTGGGGTTTACATTTGACTTGATGGGAATTGTTGGTCTTATTTTCGTTATGGGTCTGCCTGGAATCCTGATACAGATTCTATGGCTGCCATCTATGTCTCAAAGAATAGGAATGATTTTACAAGCTAAATAG
- a CDS encoding phenylacetate--CoA ligase, producing the protein MIWNKKYETMDREELEALQLARLKSTVQHVYDHVPFYKNKLDEIGFLPGDVKSLADVRNLPMTYKADLRDNYPFGLFAVPKKELVRVHASSGTTGKPTVVGYTAQDLETWSELTARVLSAGGVTAESTVQVAFGYGLFTGAFGMHYGLEKIGATVVPTSSGNTEKQIMLMHDFEATGLICTPSYALYMLEVAEKMGIDPREDLKLKWGLFGSEGWTDAMRVEIEKRWNVEATDNYGMSELIGPGVSGECMQKNGMHINEDHFIAEVIDPDTGEVLPDGEVGELVFTAITKQALPLLRYRTMDLATITKEPCACGRTTARMSKVRGRTDDMLIIRGVNVFPSQIESVIVSTKGVAPQYQLVVTTQGYMDALEVQVEMVEHAFSDDYKVLEDIECDLAHRLKTILGIKAKVKLLEPRSLERFVGKAKRIVDKRDRK; encoded by the coding sequence ATGATTTGGAACAAGAAATATGAAACCATGGATAGGGAAGAACTGGAAGCACTGCAATTAGCCCGTCTTAAAAGTACGGTGCAGCATGTTTACGATCATGTGCCATTTTATAAAAATAAACTGGATGAGATTGGCTTTTTGCCGGGCGATGTGAAATCCTTGGCTGATGTGCGTAATCTTCCCATGACCTATAAAGCGGATTTACGAGATAACTATCCGTTTGGTTTATTCGCAGTACCGAAAAAAGAGTTGGTGCGTGTTCATGCATCCTCTGGTACTACGGGCAAACCTACCGTGGTAGGCTATACAGCTCAAGACCTAGAAACCTGGAGTGAATTGACAGCTCGAGTCCTAAGTGCAGGAGGCGTAACAGCAGAATCTACGGTTCAGGTAGCCTTTGGGTATGGTCTTTTCACTGGAGCCTTCGGTATGCATTATGGATTAGAGAAAATAGGGGCAACGGTAGTACCAACCTCATCGGGAAATACTGAAAAACAGATTATGCTGATGCATGATTTTGAAGCGACTGGTCTTATCTGTACTCCCTCCTATGCACTCTATATGTTGGAAGTTGCAGAAAAGATGGGAATCGACCCAAGAGAAGACTTGAAGCTTAAATGGGGCTTATTCGGTTCAGAAGGTTGGACTGATGCGATGCGTGTCGAAATTGAAAAACGTTGGAATGTCGAAGCCACAGACAACTACGGAATGAGTGAACTAATCGGTCCAGGAGTTTCTGGCGAATGCATGCAGAAAAATGGTATGCATATCAATGAAGACCATTTTATTGCGGAGGTAATCGATCCGGACACCGGAGAAGTGCTGCCAGATGGTGAAGTGGGAGAGCTGGTATTTACGGCTATTACCAAGCAGGCTTTGCCCTTGCTTAGATATCGTACGATGGATTTAGCGACGATTACCAAAGAGCCATGTGCTTGTGGTAGAACGACTGCCCGCATGAGCAAGGTTCGAGGACGCACGGATGATATGCTCATTATTCGTGGTGTCAATGTGTTTCCTAGTCAGATTGAGAGTGTTATCGTATCTACTAAAGGTGTGGCGCCTCAGTATCAACTGGTCGTGACAACCCAAGGATATATGGATGCCTTGGAAGTGCAGGTAGAAATGGTCGAACATGCTTTTAGCGATGATTATAAGGTGCTGGAGGATATCGAATGCGACCTAGCACACAGATTAAAGACTATATTGGGTATTAAGGCCAAGGTGAAATTGCTAGAACCCAGATCATTGGAACGCTTTGTAGGAAAAGCAAAGAGAATTGTAGATAAGAGAGATAGAAAATAA
- a CDS encoding YgeY family selenium metabolism-linked hydrolase, producing MNKVYAVDKAELLELVQGMIRIPSYTGNEEKLVDFLEKYMKKQGFDEVKIDEMGNLMGTIHGNHAGPSLLFDGHLDTVEIGNPSDWQLDPFAGEIRNGRLYGRGTSDMKGALGAMVYAAGCIDREKLRGSVTVSGTVDEEVAEGISLMGVLATIHPDLVVIGESTGLRVNTGQRGRAEISLKTMGKRAHSASPQIGINAVKKMMLLLKSMEAYVPNRHPVLGEAILELTDIISSPYPGASVVPELCEVTFDRRLLPGETQEQVLAQIEELLSHHKDEVKYELSIRPNDVLTWTGRELGGVRFAPAWNYDKEEPWKEAACSLLSKDGLLEGLGTYDFCTNGSASAGAKNIPTLGYGPGNEVQAHTVDEYIDVENLYRGAKGYLLLMQHLGKEWKR from the coding sequence ATGAATAAGGTGTATGCTGTAGATAAGGCAGAATTACTGGAATTGGTTCAGGGGATGATTCGCATTCCCAGCTATACCGGGAATGAAGAAAAACTGGTAGACTTTCTTGAAAAGTATATGAAAAAACAGGGCTTTGATGAAGTGAAAATTGATGAAATGGGAAACCTAATGGGAACAATTCATGGTAACCATGCTGGACCCTCACTTCTTTTTGATGGGCATTTAGATACAGTAGAGATCGGCAATCCATCAGACTGGCAACTAGACCCTTTTGCAGGAGAGATTCGAAACGGGCGTCTATATGGACGGGGAACTTCAGACATGAAAGGTGCCCTTGGCGCCATGGTGTATGCGGCTGGCTGCATTGACAGAGAAAAACTGCGGGGTAGCGTTACGGTAAGTGGTACTGTGGATGAGGAAGTAGCCGAGGGCATTTCACTTATGGGTGTATTGGCAACAATTCATCCTGACCTAGTGGTTATTGGGGAATCGACAGGACTTCGCGTCAATACTGGTCAAAGAGGCAGGGCGGAGATTTCACTAAAAACCATGGGCAAACGGGCACACAGCGCTAGTCCTCAAATTGGAATCAACGCAGTTAAGAAAATGATGTTACTCCTAAAGAGTATGGAGGCCTATGTACCCAATCGTCATCCCGTGTTAGGAGAGGCGATACTAGAACTAACAGATATTATCTCTAGCCCCTATCCAGGAGCGTCTGTGGTGCCAGAGCTTTGTGAGGTGACCTTTGACAGAAGACTCTTGCCAGGTGAGACCCAAGAACAGGTACTAGCACAAATAGAAGAACTTCTTTCACACCATAAGGATGAGGTGAAATACGAATTATCCATTAGGCCCAACGACGTTTTGACGTGGACCGGACGAGAATTGGGTGGGGTGCGATTTGCACCTGCCTGGAACTACGACAAGGAAGAGCCTTGGAAGGAGGCGGCCTGCAGTTTGTTATCGAAAGACGGATTACTCGAGGGACTAGGGACCTATGATTTTTGTACCAATGGTAGTGCGAGTGCTGGGGCTAAAAATATTCCTACTCTGGGATATGGTCCTGGAAATGAAGTTCAGGCACATACGGTGGATGAATACATTGATGTGGAAAATCTATATCGTGGTGCTAAAGGATATTTGCTACTGATGCAACATTTGGGGAAGGAGTGGAAACGATAA
- a CDS encoding F0F1 ATP synthase subunit epsilon: MDKLLLEIVSADKLFLRKEVDAVRAPGIEGDFGILAGHAPMIACIDIGVLRYRLNEKMTKVAVGGGFLEIFENKVSVLVDTAESREDIDVARARKAKEKAVGNLRKNLSEEEHLKMEAALRKALARITVAE, translated from the coding sequence ATGGATAAGTTGCTGTTGGAAATCGTATCAGCAGACAAACTATTTCTTAGAAAAGAAGTCGATGCAGTTCGAGCGCCAGGCATTGAGGGGGATTTCGGCATACTAGCGGGACATGCCCCGATGATTGCGTGTATAGATATTGGTGTTCTGCGCTACAGGCTTAATGAAAAGATGACTAAGGTAGCGGTCGGTGGTGGATTTTTGGAGATCTTTGAAAACAAGGTTTCTGTTCTGGTGGATACAGCTGAGTCAAGAGAAGATATTGATGTAGCAAGGGCCAGAAAGGCAAAAGAAAAAGCGGTTGGAAATTTGCGGAAAAACTTGAGTGAAGAAGAACACCTTAAGATGGAGGCAGCACTAAGAAAAGCGCTGGCTCGCATCACGGTGGCTGAGTAA
- a CDS encoding 4Fe-4S binding protein produces the protein MKKSKENNKKAQGIQVAIVYFSPSGSAKKVAEAYQKEFHTLGSKCQMLPLARSKEVFDKNDASAFWKQLEPCDLLLVGGPIYIKHMQYHLLDLIYEAPFANTNGIKNYAAVFSTFGKVSSGVGLAETARILSRKGYSVISGLDVDSLHSATRLLAEPVSQGLPGAELDAWIKTSVKSMLDTVQKRKKGSLDLILSQSYDDFPELKDEKSVLASYPTVTFDETKCIACGRCVKSCPTLDLTLDASIPTHREESHCIHCTNCLVVCPEDAVILPLENRSKLVLGLLKKQRLEPSSPSRTKLYLLG, from the coding sequence ATGAAGAAAAGTAAAGAAAATAATAAGAAGGCACAAGGCATTCAAGTTGCCATCGTTTACTTCAGCCCCAGTGGTTCCGCTAAAAAAGTAGCGGAAGCATACCAAAAAGAATTCCACACACTTGGCTCAAAATGCCAAATGTTGCCACTCGCCCGGAGCAAAGAAGTTTTCGATAAGAATGATGCTTCTGCCTTTTGGAAACAACTTGAGCCTTGCGATTTATTGTTGGTCGGTGGCCCCATATACATCAAGCACATGCAATATCACCTCTTGGACCTTATTTATGAGGCCCCCTTCGCCAATACAAACGGGATTAAAAACTATGCTGCTGTTTTTTCCACCTTTGGCAAAGTTTCTAGTGGTGTAGGGCTAGCCGAAACAGCTCGAATTTTATCTAGGAAAGGATATAGTGTGATTAGTGGACTAGACGTTGATAGTCTGCATAGCGCTACCCGTTTACTAGCTGAGCCTGTAAGTCAGGGACTTCCTGGAGCAGAACTTGATGCCTGGATTAAGACTTCCGTAAAAAGCATGCTCGATACCGTCCAAAAACGCAAAAAAGGCAGTTTAGACCTTATCCTCAGCCAAAGCTATGATGATTTTCCAGAGTTAAAAGATGAAAAATCCGTTTTAGCAAGCTATCCCACGGTAACCTTTGATGAGACTAAATGCATCGCGTGCGGACGTTGCGTCAAATCCTGTCCCACACTAGACCTGACATTGGATGCCAGCATTCCAACACACCGAGAAGAATCCCATTGCATCCACTGCACCAACTGTCTAGTTGTTTGCCCTGAAGACGCTGTAATCTTGCCCTTAGAAAATCGCAGCAAACTAGTTTTAGGTCTATTAAAAAAACAACGACTGGAACCCTCAAGTCCCAGTCGAACAAAGCTATATCTATTAGGTTAG
- the atpD gene encoding F0F1 ATP synthase subunit beta — protein MNKGKIIAIIGPVVDVQFEDKIPNIYNAITVKSEYQEEEYPAQVSATMEVMEELGNNMVRCVSLTATEGLVRGMIAVDSGAPITVPVGEKNLGRMFNVLGEPIDELGPSLSKIMLPIHRQPPEFKNIRPSKEVLETGIKVIDLLAPYAKGGKIGLFGGAGVGKTVLIQELIHNVAAVHGGYSVFAGVGERSREGNDLWREMNDSGVIDKTALVFGQMNEPPGARMRVGLTGLTMAEYFRDHMSQDLLLFIDNIFRFTQAGSEVSALLGRMPSAVGYQPTLATEMGELQERIVSTDKGSITSVQAVYVPADDMTDPATATTFAHLDATTVLSRQIVEQGIYPAVDPLESTSRKLDPGVVGEEHYKIARRVQEMLQHYKDLQDIIAILGMDELSDDDKVLVKRARRIQKFLSQPFHVAETFTGIKGCYVPLEETVKGFAEILEGTWDHLPEDAFYMVGNIQEAEAKAKLMESENHG, from the coding sequence ATGAATAAAGGAAAAATTATTGCCATCATTGGACCCGTTGTGGATGTGCAATTTGAAGATAAGATTCCCAATATCTACAATGCCATTACCGTGAAAAGTGAATACCAAGAGGAGGAATATCCAGCTCAGGTATCTGCAACGATGGAAGTCATGGAAGAATTGGGAAACAACATGGTGCGTTGTGTTTCACTGACAGCAACAGAAGGCTTGGTGCGGGGCATGATTGCTGTAGACAGTGGCGCGCCCATCACGGTACCCGTAGGGGAAAAGAATCTAGGACGGATGTTCAATGTACTAGGTGAACCCATTGACGAATTAGGACCATCCCTATCGAAAATTATGTTGCCCATTCATAGACAACCACCAGAATTCAAGAATATCCGACCATCCAAAGAAGTCTTAGAGACGGGCATCAAAGTGATTGATTTGTTGGCACCCTATGCGAAGGGTGGTAAGATTGGTCTTTTTGGTGGTGCCGGTGTTGGTAAAACGGTATTGATCCAGGAACTGATTCATAACGTAGCTGCTGTACACGGTGGGTATTCTGTTTTTGCTGGAGTGGGCGAGCGTAGCAGAGAAGGCAACGACCTCTGGAGAGAGATGAATGATTCTGGTGTTATCGATAAGACGGCACTGGTTTTTGGCCAAATGAATGAACCCCCTGGTGCCCGGATGAGGGTGGGGTTGACCGGATTGACTATGGCTGAGTATTTTAGAGACCATATGTCTCAAGACTTGTTGCTCTTTATCGATAATATCTTTCGCTTTACCCAAGCTGGCTCTGAGGTGTCTGCTTTGCTAGGCCGGATGCCCTCGGCGGTAGGGTATCAACCAACCTTGGCTACCGAGATGGGCGAATTGCAAGAGCGCATCGTTTCCACAGATAAGGGATCGATTACTTCAGTGCAAGCGGTATATGTGCCTGCAGATGATATGACAGACCCTGCGACAGCCACAACCTTTGCCCATTTGGATGCGACGACGGTACTTTCGCGTCAGATTGTTGAACAGGGTATCTATCCTGCGGTAGATCCTCTAGAATCTACCTCAAGGAAACTAGACCCTGGTGTTGTGGGGGAAGAACACTATAAGATTGCTAGAAGAGTTCAAGAAATGTTGCAGCACTATAAGGACCTTCAAGACATCATTGCAATTTTGGGTATGGATGAGTTGAGCGATGATGACAAGGTCTTGGTTAAGCGGGCTAGAAGAATTCAGAAATTCCTCTCCCAACCGTTTCATGTGGCGGAGACCTTTACAGGTATCAAAGGGTGCTACGTGCCCCTAGAAGAAACCGTTAAGGGGTTTGCAGAAATCCTAGAAGGGACCTGGGACCACCTGCCTGAGGATGCATTTTATATGGTAGGGAACATCCAAGAGGCAGAAGCCAAGGCCAAGCTAATGGAGAGTGAGAACCATGGATAA